A stretch of Pangasianodon hypophthalmus isolate fPanHyp1 chromosome 9, fPanHyp1.pri, whole genome shotgun sequence DNA encodes these proteins:
- the gdpgp1 gene encoding GDP-D-glucose phosphorylase 1: MEGLKHIFTYTSKDFVYEVCRLEGKETWGASRFDVALRCGWVEKMNRGLFRYHLGDLETRVLPGECGYVAQLNIQRGIERRKPQVILSVQQQFDPKLFNFNKINSAEILFEMHKAEVISAEEGRAPNGSCASCAVIINASPLEFGHCLLVPEPSRCHPQILTPLALQIGVESLFLSADPGYRVGFNSLGAFASVNHLHLHGYYLNHALRIECARAELIFPSKSLYRLVDFPKAFMFYTDGHEDARATAATVCRLTDLLVERNIAHNVFMTRGCHPESEDEAVSSLRHGVRIFIWPRVSCFGAKEESAFNVALCELAGHLPFKNREDYEGLDEDGVKAIVQRYLLSDEEFADLEKQIVEKLQTALDQTADYL, encoded by the coding sequence ATGGAGGGTCTGAAGCACATTTTCACTTACACCAGCAAGGATTTTGTGTACGAGGTGTGCCGGCTGGAAGGAAAGGAGACCTGGGGTGCGTCCAGGTTTGATGTAGCCCTGAGATGTGGCTGGGTGGAGAAGATGAACCGCGGGCTTTTCAGATATCATTTGGGGGATCTGGAGACGCGGGTGTTACCCGGCGAGTGTGGATATGTCGCCCAGCTCAACATTCAGAGAGGCATCGAAAGGAGAAAGCCTCAGGTAATCCTGAGCGTTCAACAGCAGTTCGACCCCAAACTCTTTAACTTCAACAAAATCAATTCAGCGGAAATCTTGTTTGAAATGCACAAAGCTGAAGTGATTTCCGCTGAGGAAGGACGTGCTCCAAACGGATCCTGTGCCTCATGTGCTGTGATCATAAACGCGAGTCCGTTAGAGTTTGGTCACTGCCTGCTGGTACCCGAGCCTTCCCGGTGCCATCCTCAGATCCTAACGCCTCTAGCGCTCCAAATCGGGGTCGAATCCTTGTTTCTTAGCGCCGATCCCGGATACCGAGTCGGGTTTAACAGTCTCGGGGCGTTTGCCTCCGTTAATCACCTACACCTCCATGGATATTACTTGAATCACGCTTTACGGATCGAGTGCGCCCGCGCAGAGCTCATCTTTCCCAGCAAGAGCTTGTACCGGCTTGTGGACTTTCCGAAAGCATTCATGTTTTACACGGACGGCCACGAGGATGCGCGCGCCACCGCCGCCACCGTCTGCAGGCTCACCGACCTTCTCGTAGAGAGAAACATTGCCCACAATGTCTTCATGACCCGAGGCTGCCATCCAGAGAGTGAAGATGAAGCTGTGTCCTCCCTGCGCCACGGAGTGCGCATCTTCATCTGGCCTCGAGTGTCGTGTTTTGGGGCGAAAGAGGAGTCAGCCTTTAACGTGGCTCTGTGTGAACTGGCCGGCCATCTTCCGTTTAAAAACAGAGAGGACTATGAAGGCTTGGACGAGGATGGGGTCAAAGCAATTGTTCAGAGGTACCTCCTCAGTGACGAAGAGTTTGCTGACTTAGAAAAACAAATTGttgaaaaattacaaacagcACTTGACCAGACTGCTGACTATTTATaa
- the unc45a gene encoding protein unc-45 homolog A — protein MTQDSLALKEEGNNLFKSGDVQGALSCYTEALKLSESESESAVLYRNRCACYLKLNDYNKAKADASKALETDPGDIKARFRRAQALHKLGQLDQAFVDSQKCAQLEPKNKAFQELLRQLSAEIQQKAVQLSSTDSRVQQMFKLLLDNSAQASDRQKAAQNLVVISREDAGAEQIFRNDGVKLLQKLLESQQEDIVLSALRTLVGLCTGHQSRTVAIVNELGMDRLCGVMGSAVSAVSLSACHLLQVMFEALTQGMNKEFRGKDEAVLPEPSRELRSMLRHLIDMLPASNVSGPGRDSAINLLVKQVPRKSQKNPNNSLSLWVIDQGLKKILEVAGTVPEITDGPPLTDSTPMNCSVLLNKLYDDLKSDKERENFNKLCEEYIQYHFGGPGLGSKLRAIQTVSVLLQGPSDVGNRTLEMSGMMDAVISLCASENVTHQQVAVEALIHAAGKAKRASFITANGVALLKDLYKKSENEQIRVRALVGLCKLGSAGGTDFSMKQFAEGSTLKLAKQCRKWLCNDSLPATSRRWAVEGLAYLTFDADVKEDLVEDKNALQAMFQLAKSEDKTVLFAIGSTLVNCTNSYDIEKPDPQLVELAKYAKQHIPEAHPKDAQSFVEKRLVKLLEAGVVSALVCMVKQESPALTDTCRECISRVFLALVERQEDRGMVVAQGGGKALLPLASESTDVGKIKAAQALAKITITSNPEIAFPGERVYEVVRPLVNLLALDCSLLQNFEALMALTNLAGISDRLRQKIIKEKAVPKVEGYMFEEHDLVRAAATECMCNLILSPEVQKLYLATDSDRLKLLVLYSGEDDERLRKAAAGTLAVLSGEMPELCARIPSTTSHWLEILQALLLSDSQDLCHRGVVITLNLMQAERSLAEKLMESEALEILSVLAKATEANKAPVTRAAQRCLDLALEYGLIRSNDGKSSGKSEP, from the exons ATGACTCAAGACTCCTTAGCTCTGAAAGAAGAGGGAAACAACCTGTTTAAAAGTGGTGATGTGCAGGGAGCTCTGAGCTGCTACACCGAAGCTCTAAAGCTGAGTGAGAGTGAATCTGAGAGCGCAGTGCTGTACCGAAACCGATGTGCCTGCTACCTCAAACTGAACGACTACAACAAGGCCAAGGCGGACGCCAGCAAAG CACTCGAGACAGACCCAGGTGACATCAAGGCTCGGTTCCGGCGTGCACAGGCCTTGCATAAGCTCGGACAGCTGGATCAGGCCTTCGTCGATTCGCAGAAATGTGCACAGCTGGAGCCCAAGAATAAAGCATTTCAAGAGTTGCTCAGGCAACTCAgtgctgaaatccagcagaag GCTGTGCAGCTCTCTTCCACAGACTCCCGCGTTCAGCAGATGTTCAAACTCCTCTTGGACAATTCTGCACAGGcctcagacagacagaag GCTGCTCAGAATCTTGTGGTGATCTCACGTGAAGATGCTGGAGCAGAGCAAATCTTCAGGAATGATGGTGTGAAGCTCCTTCAGAAATTACTGGAATCTCAGCAGGAGGACATTGTCCTCTCAGCGCTTAGAACTCTGGTTGGCCTGTGCACAGGGCATCAGTCCAGG ACAGTGGCCATTGTGAATGAATTGGGCATGGACAGGCTGTGTGGCGTCATGGGCTCTGCGGTTTCGGCTGTGTCTCTTTCGGCCTGTCACCTGCTTCAGGTCATGTTTGAGGCTCTCACCCAGGGTATGAATAAGGAATTCAGAGGAAAGGATGAGGCTGTACTGCCAG AGCCATCCCGTGAGCTACGTTCCATGCTGCGCCATCTTATTGACATGCTACCTGCATCGAACGTGTCTGGACCTGGACGTGACAGCGCTATCAACCTCCTGGTCAAACAGGTGCCCCGGAAATCTCAGAAAAACCCAAACAACTCACTCAGCCTGTGGGTCATTGATCAAG GACTGAAAAAAATTCTGGAAGTGGCAGGGACTGTTCCTGAGATAACAGATGGGCCACCTCTCACTGACAGTACTCCTATGAACTGCTCTGTCCTGCTTAATAAGTTATATGATGATCTGAAGagtgacaaagagagagaaaacttcAACAAGTTGTGTGAGGAGTATATTCA GTACCATTTTGGGGGCCCAGGCTTGGGAAGCAAACTGCGTGCAATACAGACGGTGTCAGTGTTGCTGCAGGGTCCCAGTGATGTGGGCAACCGTACATTGGAGATGTCAGGCATGATGGATGCTGTCATTTCTTTGTGTGCATCTGAGAATGTCACCCATCAGCAGGTAGCAGTAGAGGCACTCATTCATGCTGCGGGCAAGGCCAAGAGAGCGTCCTTCATCACAGCAAACGGAGTGGCACTGCTGAAGGACCTTTATAAGAAGAGTGAAAATGAACAGATACGGGTCCGAGCTCTTGTG GGACTGTGTAAACTTGGCTCAGCCGGTGGTACAGATTTCAGCATGAAGCAGTTCGCAGAGGGGTCAACTCTCAAACTCGCCAAACAGTGCAGGAA GTGGCTATGCAATGATTCTCTTCCTGCAACCTCTCGGCGCTGGGCTGTCGAAGGCCTGGCCTACCTCACCTTTGATGCTGATGTGAAGGAAGATTTGGTGGAAGATAAGAACGCTCTTCAGGCCATGTTTCAGCTGGCTAAG TCTGAAGACAAAACAGTATTGTTTGCCATTGGATCTACGTTGGTAAACTGCACCAATAGTTATGACATCGAGAAGCCAGATCCTCAGTTGGTAGAACTGGCCAAATATGCCAAACAGCATATACCAGAGGCGCATCCAAAG GATGCTCAGTCTTTTGTGGAGAAGCGTTTGGTCAAGCTTTTGGAGGCTGGGGTGGTTTCAGCTTTGGTGTGCATGGTTAAACAGGAAAGTCCTGCTCTCACTGATACATGCAGAGAATGTATTTCCAG GGTGTTCCTGGCTCTCGTGGAACGCCAGGAAGACCGGGGCATGGTAGTGGCACAGGGTGGAGGAAAA GCATTGTTACCACTGGCATCAGAAAGCACAGATGTAGGTAAAATCAAAGCTGCACAAGCACTGGCCAAAATCACCATCACCTCAAACCCTGAGATTGCCTTTCCTGGGGAGAGG GTTTATGAGGTGGTGCGTCCACTTGTGAATCTCTTGGCCCTGGATTGCTCTCTGCTGCAGAACTTTGAGGCTCTGATGGCCCTCACTAACCTAGCTGGCATTAGTGACAGACTCCG ACAGAAGATTATTAAGGAGAAAGCTGTGCCTAAAGTGGAGGGCTACATGTTTGAGGAGCATGACCTGGTGCGAGCAGCAGCCACTGAGTGCATGTGTAACTTGATCTTAAGCCCTGAG GTGCAGAAACTTTACCTGGCCACAGACAGCGACCGATTGAAACTCTTGGTACTGTACAGTGGTGAAGATGATGAGAGACTGAGGAAGGCTGCTGCAGGAACCCTGGCAGTGCTCTCTGGGGAAATGCCAGAGCTGTGTGCACGGATCCCCAGCACA ACCAGTCACTGGTTGGAGATCCTGCAGGCTCTGCTGCTGAGTGACAGTCAGGATCTGTGTCACCGTGGTGTGGTCATCACACTGAACCTGATGCAGGCAGAGAGGAGTCTAGCTGAAAAACTAATGGAGAGTGAGGCCCTGGAGATCCTCTCTGTCCTGGCTAAAGCAACTGAAGCTAACAAGGCTCCTGTCACTAGAGCAGCCCAGCGCTGCTTAGACTTAGCTCTGGAGTACGGCCTTATCAGGAGCAACGATGGCAAAAGCAGTGGAAAATCTGAACCGTGA
- the rhcgb gene encoding ammonium transporter Rh type C-like 2, with translation MGNCIVPYCDGPKSTNIRFTLPAVCFVWQSAMIILFGVFVRYDEESDAHWVEIRRNKSDIENDFYYRYPSFQDVHVMIFVGFGFLMTFMKRYGFGAVGFNFLIAAFGIQWALLMQGWFHSLDSDGLIKIGVENIINADFCVAGCLIAYGAVLGKVSPVQLMVLTLFGITLFAVEEFIIISLLHARDAGGSMVIHTFGAYYGLAISWVLYRPNLKDSSHLNGSVYHSDLFAMIGTLFLWMFWPSFNSAICDHGDGQHRAAINTYLSLAATVLTTFAISSLFQKHGKLDMVHIQNSTLAGGVAVGTAAEFMLMPYGSLIVGFCCGLISTLGYIYISPYMEKKLKIQDTCGIHNLHAMPGVIGGIVGAITAAAASEPVYGKEGLVNTFDFEGSFKNRSPAVQGGYQAAAMCVAVCFGIGGGILVGLILRMPIWGSVADDNCFDDKVYWEVPEEEEEPDPPVLEYNNHMATNKNADVTETRFTVEQQQS, from the exons ATGGGCAACTGTATCGTGCCTTACTGCGATGGGCCCAAAAGCACCAACATCCGATTTACTCTGCCGGCTGTGTGCTTCGTGTGGCAGAGCGCCATGATCATCCTCTTCGGGGTGTTCGTGCGCTATGATGAAGAATCAGACGCTCACTGGGTAGAAATACGAAGGAATAAATCTGACATTGAGAATGATTTCTACTATAGATATCCAA GTTTTCAGGATGTCCACGTTAtgatttttgtgggctttggaTTCCTCATGACATTTATGAAGCGCTATGGTTTTGGTGCTGTTGGTTTCAACTTCCTCATTGCTGCATTTGGGATTCAGTGGGCATTGTTAATGCAAGGCTGGTTCCACTCTCTAGACTCTGATGGCCTTATCAAAATTGGCGTCGAAAA CATAATCAATGCAGACTTTTGTGTGGCTGGCTGTTTGATTGCTTATGGAGCAGTTTTAGGGAAAGTCAGTCCTGTGCAGCTCATGGTGCTGACCCTGTTTGGCATTACCCTGTTTGCTGTAGAGGAATTTATCATAATTAGCCTCCTTCAT GCCAGAGATGCTGGAGGTTCTATGGTGATCCACACCTTTGGAGCCTATTATGGACTAGCCATCTCATGGGTCCTCTATCGGCCAAACTTGAAGGATAGTAGTCATCTGAATGGCTCAGTCTATCACTCTGATTTGTTTGCCATGATTG GAACTTTGTTTCTGTGGATGTTCTGGCCCAGTTTTAATTCTGCCATTTGTGACCATGGAGATGGTCAGCATAGAGCAGCCATTAACACCTACCTGTCTCTGGCTGCCACTGTCCTCACCACCTTTGCCATCTCCAGCCTGTTTCAGAAGCATGGAAAACTGGACATG GTGCACATCCAGAATTCCACCCTGGCTGGTGGTGTTGCTGTAGGAACGGCTGCTGAGTTCATGCTAATGCCATATGGCTCTCTGATAGTAGGATTTTGCTGTGGTCTCATCTCCACACTGGGCTACATTTACATATCA CCCTATATGGAGAAAAAGTTAAAGATCCAGGACACATGTGGTATCCATAACCTGCATGCAATGCCTGGTGTCATAGGGGGAATTGTGGGAGCCATcacagctgctgctgcttctgaaCCTGTATATGGCAAAGAGGG gttgGTAAACACATTTGATTTTGAGGGGTCATTCAAAAACAGGTCTCCAGCTGTCCAAGGTGGCTACCAGGCAGCTGCAATGTGTGTCGCTGTGTGCTTTGGTATAGGAGGTGGAATACTTGTGG GTCTGATCCTGAGGATGCCTATCTGGGGGTCTGTGGCAGATGATAACTGCTTTGACGACAAGGTCTACTGGGAG